Sequence from the Clostridium botulinum genome:
TTATAATGGTATTTTATATATTATTATAGTAGGAATTTTATATAAAGATGATTTTAAAACAGCAGAAATTATATTTAATAGTATTTATACGCTAATAATATTATTATCAATAATAATAATAGGAATATTTTATCCATATATAAAATTATTAAATTTAGAAGAAGTATATTCACTAAAAATAATGCATTTTATAGTATTTTTGTTAAATTACACTTGTTTATATACGTTGTTTAAATATAAAAAATATATAATTAGATTTTATAGATTTGTTGTTAAGGATAAAATATTTATATTTTTAACAATAGTTATAAATTTATTTGTTTATTATAGAATGATAGTGCAAAATAAAATAATGGATTTTGATAATCCATTATTAAAGAATATTATGATTATAAACTTATTTATATTTTTTATTATAACTTCTTTATATTTTAGTAGTATAAAAAAAGAAAGTGAACAAATAAACAGATTAAATATGGAATTAGAAATAAAAAATAATGATTTAAGAAAGATTAAGCATGATCAGGGGGCTGAAATTTCATATTTATATGGTTTATATCTTATGAGTAAAGAAGAAAAACTTGGTGAAGCATTAGAAAATATAATGCAAAACAATAATAAGTTAAAATCCTCTATAGAGATAAATGGAAGTGAAAAAAGGTTTATTTCAAGGATATTAAAACCTATTATAAATAAGGATATGTGTATTATTATAGATGATAATGCTGATATAAATCTATTGAATATTCCTGAGAAGGATTTGAGTATAATTTTAATTAACATAATAAAATGTGTAAATGGAAATAAAGGTTTTATAAGAATACAAACTTATAATATTTTAGATAACTTAATAATTAATATAGAATGTAATATAAAAGATTTATATAAAAGAAGACGATTAAGATTTTTTAATAATGATATAAAAATAGATAATAAAAGATTAGCGTTAGCGGAAGAAGTATTAGAAAAATATAGTGGTAGACTATATGTAAGCAACATGTTTTATTCAAGTGAATTTGAAGTAACTTTACCTTTAAACTAGAACATATATGTTAATTAAAAAATTAGATAAATAATATTAATATTTAATAAAGACTTTTAATAGAAAAAATAAAACTAAAATAAATAATAGAATATAATCTATTATTTATTTTATTATATAAATTAAGTATAATAGACATTAATATAAGTTGCATGGACAATTGTAGAAAAAATATTCTTAAAGGAGAATATATTATGAAAGTATCAAATATAAAGGTTAAACTATCAGGAGAAGACTTGCTTAGTATAATTGAAGAATTTGTTAATATTGATGGTTTATATATAAATAAAATAGAAATAGCTAATGAAATTATAGTAGAAGGTAATTTCCAAAAAGGAATAAACTTAGAATTTTCATTAAAAATTGAAATGCTTGAATTAATAGATGGAAAAATTATATGTAGACTATCTAATGTTAAAGTACTGAACTTAGGACTTTTTAGAATGATAAGAAGTTTTATATTAAAAAAGGCAATTAAAGATTTTAATGATAAAGGAATAACAGCAGAAAAAGATAAAATATCAATAGATATAAGAAAAATATTATATGATATTCCATTTATTGATTTTATATTAAAAGAAGTTTTCATAAAAGATAAAGAACTTTGGGTTGATTTAGAAGAAATTAATATCTCTTTAAAGGGAAATTTAATTAAAGAAAAAGTTATAGAAGAAATTGAGGGAAATGATACAGAAAGTTTTAATGAACTAATTATTGTTAATAAAACAAAGGATAATTATTCAATGGGAAGAGAGTTATTGTCAGACAAGTTACCTCAAAAAACTAAAAAATTCAAGGAATATATATTCTTTTTACCAGATATTCTATCTTTAATATATAGATTATTAAAAGATAGAAGAGTTCCGATAAAAACCAAGTTAATATTATCATCGGCTATTGCATATATTGCATTACCAACGGATATAATACCAAATAATATACCATTTATAGGTTGTATAGATGAAATTGGAGTGGCATTTTTTGCATTAAATAATATTATAAATGATGTTCCAATGAATGTAATTATAGAAAATTGGGAAGGTAAAAATGAAATGATTACAGTCTTAAAAAGTGGTTTAGAATATTTGATAAACTTTACAGGTGCTAAAAATGTTGAAAAATTATGTTTAGTAATAACTGAATTAACGACATTATAAATAGTGAGAGTTTAAATTGTGGAAGGAATAAAGCAGTGGGAAAAAAATTTTATGCAATAAAAGAAGGTTTTGATTTTAAAAAGAATGAAAAAGTAGAAGATAAAATAGTTGATACATGGGTAGAATGTTTAAAATATGTTAAAGGCGTAAAAAATGCTAAATATAAAAGTTTTACCGATATAATTCAAGCAAAAGAATTTTTAAACAATAAAAATAATTTAATAAGTAAATTAGACGGCAAATACCCTAATGATTGTTTACACATATATGTTGATGGAAGTTATAATATTTGTACATCTCAATATTCTTATGGAGTTGTTGTGGTTAAAGAGAATATTGTAGAATATATTGATAGTGGAGTTGGCAAAAATAATCCTGATAATAATATAAGACAGATAGCAGGTGAATTAAAAGGTGCTATAAAAGGGGTCGAGTATGCTTTAAGCTGTGGAGAAAAAAAAGTGGTTATTTTTCATGATTATGCAGGTATTTGTTATCATGCTACAGGCACATGGGAAAGAAAAGAAGAATCATCTAAAGCATACTATAAGAGAATGCAAGAATTAATGAATAATGGTATAGAGGTTATATTTGTTAAAGTAGATAGCCATACAGGAGATTTTTTTAATGAACTTGCTGATGAGAAGTGCAAAGAGGCTTTAGGAATAAAATCAGATAAAGTTGTTGAAAAATGGATTAAAAACAATGTAGTAAAAGTTAAGAATGAAGAATTAAAATCTAATATAGAAGGTTTAATATCAAACTATTTTGATAATATAAGAATTGTTAATGATAAAAGTAATATTGATAATTTTAAAAATGAAGATATTAATATGAATGAAGTTAATATTATAGAAGATAAGAATGAAAATATAATTAATGAATACAAAATAGATAAAGTTAAAGGTAGAAAATTAATTTCTAAATTATTAAGTAAACAAAAAGAAGAAATGATATTGTATTTATTGGAAAATAAGTGTAATTTATAAAATAAGCCAATAATTTCTTGGAGTAAATTCTGAAAAAATACACAAATTATTTATAGGACAATTAATATAATAAAAATATAAGAGGTGTTTATTATGGGAAATTTCACTAAAGGAATTGTTGCAGGAGCATTAATAAGTACAGCAGTAGGAATTATGGTTATGCCTAATTTAGATCGAAGAACACAAAGAAAAATGAAAAAAGCCGGAATAAAAATGAGAGATATGGCGGAAGACACATATGAGAGTATGATGGGTTGTTGTATGAAATAAAATATATTAATGAAAAAGACAAGAAAAATAATTATTTTTTCTTGTCTTTTTTCTATAAAAAATATATTTTTTATAATGAAATTTTTAAATATATATTTATACTATTAAAAGTTATGTAAAAAAATATATTAAATATAATGTAATTATATCAATATTGCATAAATATGTAAAAGATACATAAATAATAGAAAAATAATAATAATTTGGTGTAGTTTATTGTGATTTTATGGTATAATTATTAATATAATAATTCTTGGTATAGAAAAGAGTTGAAAAATGTGGAAATCCTGTCATTAGGTGAAAAAATAAAGACGAGAAGAAAAGAATTAAACATGACATTAAAAGATTTAGCAAAGAATAGGATAACTCCTGGTCAAATAAGTTTGATTGAATCAGGAAGATCAAATCCTTCAATGGATTTGCTTGAATACTTAGCAGCAACATTAAATATAAGTATTGAGCATCTTATGGAGTCAGAAGAAAGCCAAGCTGAAAAAATAAGTATATATTATGAACAAGTTGCAGAATCATATATACTATTAGAAAGTTATGATATTGCGCAAAAATACATAGAAAATGCTTTATATTATTCAGAAAAATATAATTTAGAATATAGAAAAGCAAGACTATTATTTATAACAGCACAAATATATGTTTATAAAAAAGATTTTCAAATGGCACAAAAGTTCTTTTTATCTTCTAATGTCATATTTATAAAAAACAATAATTATGAACAAATAATTAAAACGTTTTTAAACTTAGCTAAAATAACAATAAATTTAAGAGCATATCATTCTGCAAGTAGTTATTTAAGACAAGCAGAAAAAGTGTATTTAGATAATAATATAGAAGATGATTTTCTATTAGGAGAAATATACTATAATATGGCACGAACTTATTTTAATATAGAAGATTTAGATAAAGCATTAGAATATTCAAATGTTGCCAAGAAAAAATTAGAAAGAACTTATAGCGATAAGGGTTATGCCAAAACGCTACTTGTTTTAGCTGAAGAATTTAATAAACGAGGAGATCTATCTAAATCTACTAAATATTCTAAAAAGGCATTAGAAGTTTATAGAAAGATAGAACATAAGAAAAGTGTAGTAGAAATAGAACATAACTTAGGTAAATTATTTTATGAATTAGATGATTTAGAAGAGTCATTCAAGCATTATGAAATATCTAAAAAAGTAATTAATCAAAATGAATTTGAAAATGAAGTAGATATTTTAATAGACATATGTAAATCTCATCTAAAACTTAAAAATATAAAAGAATGTAAAAAAATAGTAGAACAAATTGATACAGTTATAGATGAAAATGATTTTAATAGATTAATAGAATGTAAATTAATACAATATATAATTTTTAATATATCAGAAGAATATGAAGATGCTGAAAAAATGATCATGGAAGCATATGCTAAAGCTAAAGATAGTAATAATTTATTAAAAGCAGGCGAAATAGCTATGAAAATAGGTAAGCATTTTATGGATAAAAAAGATGAAGGTAAAGCAAGTAATTATTTAAATGAAGGAATTAAATTTTTTGAAGAGTTAGGATTAATAAAATAAAATTAATTCATAGTAATAATGAATCAATAAATATAAATGGGTGATGTAAGTGGAAATATTGTCTACAGGCGAAAAAATAAAAAGGGCTAGAATTTTTAAAGGTATTACATTAAAAGACTTATGTGGAACTAAAATTTCAATTTCTAAAATGAGTTGTATAGAAAATGGAAAAGTTAAGGCTGATAAAGAGCTATTAGAATATATATCAGAGAAAATAGGAATTGAATTAAATTATTTAATACAAGATGTATACGATCAAATAGTAAATAATTTAGAAGTAATAAAAAAGACACTGTCTTCTGATCCGGAATGCGAAAACAAGCTTAAATATAATTTAGAATATTCTTTAAAATATAAATATAATGATTTAGCATTTGAACTAATACATATACTGTTTACTTATTATGTTGAACAAAGTAAAGTTGAAAATATTCAATTAATAGTTTCTCAATATTATGATTTATATCAAAAAAATAATAATGTTGAAAATACGCTTGTATATTTTAAAGATATGGCTAGATACTTATATGAAAATAAAGAGTATTTAGAATCAATAGCTTATTATAATAAATTAAGAGAAATTTTAAATCAAGAAAATAAAGAAATAGATAGAGAAGAGTACTGTTTAATTTTATATAATGAAGCTATTTGTTATCAAAGATTAAATAAATATGAAGAAGCATATGAACTTTTATCAAAAGTAATAAAAGAAATTGATAAAATAAATAGTGATTCAAATAAAGGTAGAATATATCATGCATATGCAACTTTATGTATTAAGTTAAATAAAGATTATGCAGAAGATTTTAAAAACAAAGCTTTTGAATATCAAAAGCATAATCCTATAAATTTAGCATTATCTAGAGGAGATTATGGTAAATATTATTTTCAAATAAATGATAGAGAAAAGGCCATAAAAGAAATAGAAGAGGGGATAAAGATATTCCCACATCATAATAAAGAAAAATATGTGGAATTTTTAAATTCTTGCACTAAAATTTTAATAAAGAATTCAGAATTTGAAATTGCATCTAAAATAGCAGATGAATCTTTAAATATTGCAATTTCTACTGATAATATATCTTTATTAAAGAAATCTTATTATCTAAAGGGTACAACTCTTCAAAAATTAGGAGATTATGTACAAGCTGAAAAGTATATGAATATAGCATTAGATGCTTTATTTAAGTCAGGAACGAAAGAAGAACGTAAAGAAAGATATATAGATATGGGAAATATGTATTATAAACTAGGTTCTATTTCTGATTCTTTGAAATATTTTAATTTAGCTTTTTTTGTAGATAAGAGAATATAAGATTTAAGTATTATATTTTAATGATATGAAATATTAAGCTGAAATTAATACTTTTAAAAATTAAATTAAGAAAAACATGTAAAAATAACATCGTTATATCAGTAGATATAAGGGTGTTATTTTACATACATAATAATTTTAATAATGTGAATTAAAAGTTAAATATTTTCATAGATATAGATTAAGAAATATAATTTTAAAGGAGCATTTTAATGAAATTAATTTCTCTGTATCCTTCATCTATATCTGTAATTAGTAAAAGATTTAATGAAGAAAATTTTTATGAAAATAAGTACTTGCCAATAGGAAATGTAGCGGGATCTGATAGTAATGTTTTTAGAACACTAATGATGTTTGATATAAAGGATAAGGTATTAAATACCTATAAGATAAAATCTGCAACACTGAATTTATGTGTAGAAAAGAATATATATAATTTAAAAAGGGTTTCTGGTAATAAAATTTTCTTAAATAATAACACTGAGGAATACAATCCTTTATCAGTTAATTGGAACAATGCACCTAAGTGTGAATATACAGGTAAGTTTTTAATTATTGAAGGTTGTAAAGATAAGTATTTTATAAATGTAGACGTTTCCGAATTGGTAAATAGATGGCTTAATTATTATGATGATAATTTTGGAATTACATTAATGGGTATGGAAGATATAGATGATTGCATAAGTATATTCTCTTATTCTAAAAATAAAAATAAGCCTTATTTATTATTAGAAGTTGAGGCGTAGAAAAATAATGTTATTTTTAAAAAAAGTTCTATTAAAATTTAATAGAACTTTTTTAATTTATAAAATAAACTTTGACTTTCTTTGACTTTGGTATTATTATATATTTAAAGAACAAAATATATAGTGAAAATAATAGAGGAGGTAACAATAATGAATATAGAAAAAATGACATTAAGAGTACAACAAGCTTTAAGTGATGCTAATGTTATAGCAGTTAAATATAATCATCAACAAATAGATGTAATTCATGTTTTTTCTGCTCTAGTAAATCAAGATGATGGATTAGTACCTAATATTTTTACTAAGATGGGAATTCAAGTAAAGTCCTTAAAAGATAATTTAGATAGAGTAATTGATTCAATGCCTAAGGTTTTAGGTGAAGGTGCATCTAATGCGGGGGTTTATATAACAAGAAAAGTAGATGAAGTTTTAATTAAAGCAGAAGAAATATCTAAGCAATTTGAGGACTCTTATATAAGTGTTGAACATTTAATGTTAGCTATAATGGATATAGATAAAAATGGAGAGGTAGCAAAATTATTAGATAAATATGGGATTAGTAAGGATAAATTTTTAAAAGTTTTATCAGAAGTTAGAGGAAGTCAAAGAGTTGATACTCAAGATCCAGAAGGAACTTATGATGCATTAGCTAAGTATGGAACTAATTTAGTTGAGTTAGCTAAAAAGCATAAATTAGATCCTGTTATAGGTAGAGATGAAGAAATAAGAAGAGCTATAAGAATTCTTTCAAGAAGAACAAAAAACAATCCTGTTCTTATAGGTGAACCAGGCGTAGGAAAAACTGCAATAGTTGAAGGATTAGCCGAAAGAATAGTTAGAGGTGATGTTCCTGAAGGACTAAAAAATAAAATTATATTTTCTTTAGACATGGGATCATTAATAGCAGGGGCTAAATATAGAGGTGAATTTGAGGAAAGGTTAAAAGCTGTTTTAAAAGAAGTTCAAAATAGTGAGGGTAGAATAATTTTATTTATAGATGAAATCCATACTATCGTAGGTGCAGGTAAAACTGATGGAGCTATGGATGCAGGTAACTTAATTAAGCCATTACTTGCAAGAGGAGAACTTCATTGTATAGGTGCAACAACATTTGATGAATATAGACAATATATTGAAAAAGATAAGGCATTAGAAAGAAGATTTCAACCTGTAATAATAGAAGAACCTACTGTTGAAGATACAATTTCAATATTAAGAGGATTAAAAGAAAGATTTGAGATACATCATGGTATAAGAATACATGATTCAGCAATCGTATCAGCTGCAAAATTATCAGATAGATATATTCAAGACAGATATTTACCAGACAAAGCTATAGATTTGATTGATGAAGCAGGTGCTATGATAAGGTCAGAGATAGATTCTCTTCCAACAGAGTTAGATGTAATAAGAAGGAAAATATTTAAACTTGAAATTGAAAAGGAAGCTTTATCAAAGGAAAAAGACGAAGGATCTAAAAATAGATTGGTAGATTTAGAAAAAGAATTAGCTGGATTAAAAGAAGAAAATGATGAAATGACAGCTAAATATGAAAAAGAAAAAGCACATATAGTTGTTTTAAAAAATATTAAGGAAGAATTAGATGAAGCTAGAGGAGAATTAGAAGCTGCTCAAAGAAATTATGAATATAACAAAGTAGCTGAAATTCAATACAGCAAGATTCCAGCATTAGAAGAAAAACTTAAAAATGTGGAATTAGAAGTTAAAGAAAACTATGAAGGCGCTCTTTTAAAAGAAGAAGTTACAGAAGAGGAAGTTTCACAAATTTTATCTAAATGGACTGGAATACCTGTAAGCAATATACTTGAAGGCGAACGAGAAAAACTTTTAAGATTAGAAGAAGAGATGGGTAAAAGGGTAATAGGACAAGATGAAGCTATTGAGTCTGTTACAAATGCAATTCTTAGAGCTAGAGCAGGGCTTAAAGATATTAATAGACCAATAGGATCATTTATCTTCTTAGGACCAACAGGAGTAGGTAAAACAGAACTTGCTAAAACTTTGGCTAGAAATTTATTCGATTCAGAAGAAAATATCATTCGTATTGATATGTCAGAATATATGGAAAAACATTCAGTATCAAGATTAGTTGGAGCACCTCCAGGATATGTAGGCTATGATGAAGGAGGGCAATTAACAGAGGCAGTTAGAAGAAATCCATATAGTGTAGTACTTTTTGATGAAATAGAAAAAGCACATGACGATGTTTTTAATATATTTCTTCAAATTTTAGATGATGGTAGACTAACTGATAATAAAGGAAAAACAGTAGATTTTAAAAATACTATAATTATAATGACTTCTAATATAGGTAGTAATTATTTATTGGAGAATAAAAATGAGAATTATATTGAGCCAAATATAAAAGAAGATGTAATAAATCAATTAAAATTAAGATTTAAGCCAGAATTCTTAAATAGAGTTGACGATATAATTATGTTTAAACCACTATCTGAAAATGGAATAAAGAAAATTATAAATATATTCTTAAATGAAGTTAATAACAGATTAAAAGATAAGAATATAGAATTAGAAGTTACTGATTCAGCTAAATCAATAATGGCTAAAGAAGGATATGATCCAATATATGGTGCAAGACCTCTTAAGAGATATATTCAAAATACATTAGAAAATAGTCTTGCAAGAATGATAATTAAAGGCGATTTAATTTATGGATCAAAAGTAATAGTTGATGGAGAAAATGAGGAAATAATATTAAAACCTTGTAAATAAGTAAGTTTTATTTATTAAAGAGGCTATTTAAAATAGTCTCTTTGTTTAATATAAAAATTTGTTATATTATTAAAAATATTTTAATAATATAATTTGTGATGTTAGAATTTCTCATTTAAATTATATTTACAAACTTTATAATAGTATTTATTATAAATCTATAAAGTCTATTAAAACATAGTCCTATAACAAAATGTAAAAGGAGATAGAATACTCCTTTTATCTTTAATAGATTATTTCATATATAATTTATTTTAAATGAGAATTTGTTTTATCTGAAAAATTTCAGTTTTTCATAATTCTATGTTTAAAATGAAAAGTTATATATCAATCTATTAATATTAGAGTATATCTATCTCCTCTTTTGGTACACAGTCAGAATACTTATTTTATGCCAGATTCGTATTGTTGTACCATTCTTTTAACCATTTCTCCACCAACGCTTCCACATTGTTTTGAAGAAAGGTTACCATTGTAATCAGTAAATGGAACACCCATTTCATTTGCTACTTCAGTTTTGAATTTTGCTAACCCGTTTTTTGCTTCTGGTACTAATGAATTTGCCATAATATATTCCTCCTTTAATCTAATTATAAAATAATTTTTATTTGCTAAGCTTTTCTGCTTTGCAGTATTATTTTGTGCCATATCTAAAAATATACTCTATGTAATGAGAGGAATATTAGTAAAAATTAATTATAAAATACAAAGAAAATCATATATGTTAAAAATGAGCTTTTAATGTAATATTTATCTATTTGTTTCTTCAAAACTAGGAACTCCGAACATAGACTTTGCAGATTTGATTCCACGTAAAATAGCTTTTTCCATTACTCTTGCGCTTATCATTCCAACAGTAGTAACATCAGAAGTGACTTTATTTGTTGCCATTGTAAATATTGTATCTCCGTCAAACATAGTATGAGCTGGATACATTGTTCTAGCATAGCCATTATGAGCCATGGAAGCAACTTTATTTGCTTCAGCTTTAGTGAATTTTGCATTAGTAACAATTATGCCAATTGTGGTATTACCCTTAAAAGGATTAATGGGATTTTCCAATGTAGATAATAATAAATCCTCTGTATTTAAAAATTTATTATTTTTACGATCGTATGCTCCAGAAATTACATTTAAATTTTGTGGATCAACTACATCACCTAAGCAATTTACAGCTACAATTGCACCAACCTCTAAATCACCAACTTTAATAGCATAAGTACCAAGTCCACCTTTCATCGAAAAATCTGGTCCTAAAAATTTTCCGACAGTGGCACCAAATCCAGCACCGATATTACCATTTATATCATCATAATATTCTTCAGAATTTAAACATGCATTAATTCCCATAGATTTATCAGGTCTTACTTTAGGATTACCAAAGGCTAAATCAAACAATACTGCTTGACATACTATTGGAACTTTAGCAACAGTTACATCAAATCCAATATTTTTATTTTCTAAGTATTCCATTACACCACTAGAAGCATCTAAACCAAAAGCACTACCACCAGATAAAACGACAGCATGAATTTTATCTACCATCTCCATTGGATTTAATAAATCTGTTTCTCTTGTACCTGGTGCACCTCCACGAACATCAACCCCACCAGTTGCACCATTTTCACATATGACAACAGAACATCCAGTTCCACCTTCTTTGTTTTCAGCGTGCCCTAACCTTATACCTTCTATATCACAAAATTTAATTTCTTTCATAAAAAAATACCTCCTCTAGATTTTATTCTTAAATTTGTTTTAAATATATGTTTATATATTACAAGTTAAAGTCGAATTTAAAACAGGTTTAATTTCTAATATTTTTTACATTAATAAAAGAACAATGATGTAAAAAAATATATTTTTACTATCATTGTTCTTTTATTTTATATTTAAGTTAATTATTTCTATTTATTCTTAATATTGTAATTACTACTGGAACCGAAATTAAAGCACTTACAATAGCTTCAATAGAGCCATTAAGTGTGATAACACTACCAATTCCTATACCAGCAGCTTGTCTACTAATTCCTAATGCATGAGCATACTTTTCTAAATAAATAATATAAGTTAAGCCCATAACACCGATAGTATTAGTTAGTGTTCCAAGTATAGCAGCAGCACCAATACTAATGCTTTTATTCTTCAACTTATTTTTTAAGAATGTATAAACATAGTATGATACTATACCAATTAAAACTCTAGGTAATATTGCAATTATAGGGTTCCAAAATATAAATGATGTTGGCATTGGTGCTGTGAAAGCTTGATACATTGAAAATAATCCAAACACCCCACCAACTAAAGCACCAACAATAGGTCCTTCGATAATTGCACCTATAATAACAGGTATATGCATAATAGTAGCTTTTACAGGTGGTATTGGTATAAATCCTAATCCTGTTAAGCCTAAGAAAATAGAAATAGCAGATAACATACCTACCATAGCCATTTTTCTAGTTGAAAATTTTGTTTTTACATTAACTCTTTCCATAAAAATGCCTCCGTTCTTATTCCTATCTTTAATAAAGGATATAATTCAGAAAAATTTAATTATTAGTTTTTCTGTTCAGTTTCTATATTAAGAATACCGACAATGTAATTTTATCATGTTTCCAAAAATATTCAATAAGAAATTGTTAAAAATTTATCTAAGTTTAAACTTTTACATAAAAATTAAAAGGTTAATAAGTAAATAATAATTAAAATTAGTATATTTTTACCCGGATAATGTAAAAATTATGTTAAGTATAGTAATTTTTATTGTTAATTAAATAATAAATAATGTTAAAAGTTATTTATTATCAATGGTGGCATTTGAAAAAAATTTGAGAAATAATTATTTTTAAATTTATACAAATGATGTTATAATTACTATGAAAAAATGAGGTGTATATATATGAATAGTATAGCAGGTAAAGGTTGTCCGACTATTATACCGGATGAAGAAAAAAAGCCATTAAAAGATATTGAAAG
This genomic interval carries:
- a CDS encoding YkvA family protein, whose product is MKVSNIKVKLSGEDLLSIIEEFVNIDGLYINKIEIANEIIVEGNFQKGINLEFSLKIEMLELIDGKIICRLSNVKVLNLGLFRMIRSFILKKAIKDFNDKGITAEKDKISIDIRKILYDIPFIDFILKEVFIKDKELWVDLEEINISLKGNLIKEKVIEEIEGNDTESFNELIIVNKTKDNYSMGRELLSDKLPQKTKKFKEYIFFLPDILSLIYRLLKDRRVPIKTKLILSSAIAYIALPTDIIPNNIPFIGCIDEIGVAFFALNNIINDVPMNVIIENWEGKNEMITVLKSGLEYLINFTGAKNVEKLCLVITELTTL
- a CDS encoding ribonuclease H family protein, with product MGKKFYAIKEGFDFKKNEKVEDKIVDTWVECLKYVKGVKNAKYKSFTDIIQAKEFLNNKNNLISKLDGKYPNDCLHIYVDGSYNICTSQYSYGVVVVKENIVEYIDSGVGKNNPDNNIRQIAGELKGAIKGVEYALSCGEKKVVIFHDYAGICYHATGTWERKEESSKAYYKRMQELMNNGIEVIFVKVDSHTGDFFNELADEKCKEALGIKSDKVVEKWIKNNVVKVKNEELKSNIEGLISNYFDNIRIVNDKSNIDNFKNEDINMNEVNIIEDKNENIINEYKIDKVKGRKLISKLLSKQKEEMILYLLENKCNL
- a CDS encoding YtxH domain-containing protein, which codes for MGNFTKGIVAGALISTAVGIMVMPNLDRRTQRKMKKAGIKMRDMAEDTYESMMGCCMK
- a CDS encoding helix-turn-helix domain-containing protein; the encoded protein is MEILSLGEKIKTRRKELNMTLKDLAKNRITPGQISLIESGRSNPSMDLLEYLAATLNISIEHLMESEESQAEKISIYYEQVAESYILLESYDIAQKYIENALYYSEKYNLEYRKARLLFITAQIYVYKKDFQMAQKFFLSSNVIFIKNNNYEQIIKTFLNLAKITINLRAYHSASSYLRQAEKVYLDNNIEDDFLLGEIYYNMARTYFNIEDLDKALEYSNVAKKKLERTYSDKGYAKTLLVLAEEFNKRGDLSKSTKYSKKALEVYRKIEHKKSVVEIEHNLGKLFYELDDLEESFKHYEISKKVINQNEFENEVDILIDICKSHLKLKNIKECKKIVEQIDTVIDENDFNRLIECKLIQYIIFNISEEYEDAEKMIMEAYAKAKDSNNLLKAGEIAMKIGKHFMDKKDEGKASNYLNEGIKFFEELGLIK
- a CDS encoding helix-turn-helix transcriptional regulator, producing MEILSTGEKIKRARIFKGITLKDLCGTKISISKMSCIENGKVKADKELLEYISEKIGIELNYLIQDVYDQIVNNLEVIKKTLSSDPECENKLKYNLEYSLKYKYNDLAFELIHILFTYYVEQSKVENIQLIVSQYYDLYQKNNNVENTLVYFKDMARYLYENKEYLESIAYYNKLREILNQENKEIDREEYCLILYNEAICYQRLNKYEEAYELLSKVIKEIDKINSDSNKGRIYHAYATLCIKLNKDYAEDFKNKAFEYQKHNPINLALSRGDYGKYYFQINDREKAIKEIEEGIKIFPHHNKEKYVEFLNSCTKILIKNSEFEIASKIADESLNIAISTDNISLLKKSYYLKGTTLQKLGDYVQAEKYMNIALDALFKSGTKEERKERYIDMGNMYYKLGSISDSLKYFNLAFFVDKRI
- a CDS encoding DNRLRE domain-containing protein, encoding MKLISLYPSSISVISKRFNEENFYENKYLPIGNVAGSDSNVFRTLMMFDIKDKVLNTYKIKSATLNLCVEKNIYNLKRVSGNKIFLNNNTEEYNPLSVNWNNAPKCEYTGKFLIIEGCKDKYFINVDVSELVNRWLNYYDDNFGITLMGMEDIDDCISIFSYSKNKNKPYLLLEVEA
- the clpB gene encoding ATP-dependent chaperone ClpB, whose product is MNIEKMTLRVQQALSDANVIAVKYNHQQIDVIHVFSALVNQDDGLVPNIFTKMGIQVKSLKDNLDRVIDSMPKVLGEGASNAGVYITRKVDEVLIKAEEISKQFEDSYISVEHLMLAIMDIDKNGEVAKLLDKYGISKDKFLKVLSEVRGSQRVDTQDPEGTYDALAKYGTNLVELAKKHKLDPVIGRDEEIRRAIRILSRRTKNNPVLIGEPGVGKTAIVEGLAERIVRGDVPEGLKNKIIFSLDMGSLIAGAKYRGEFEERLKAVLKEVQNSEGRIILFIDEIHTIVGAGKTDGAMDAGNLIKPLLARGELHCIGATTFDEYRQYIEKDKALERRFQPVIIEEPTVEDTISILRGLKERFEIHHGIRIHDSAIVSAAKLSDRYIQDRYLPDKAIDLIDEAGAMIRSEIDSLPTELDVIRRKIFKLEIEKEALSKEKDEGSKNRLVDLEKELAGLKEENDEMTAKYEKEKAHIVVLKNIKEELDEARGELEAAQRNYEYNKVAEIQYSKIPALEEKLKNVELEVKENYEGALLKEEVTEEEVSQILSKWTGIPVSNILEGEREKLLRLEEEMGKRVIGQDEAIESVTNAILRARAGLKDINRPIGSFIFLGPTGVGKTELAKTLARNLFDSEENIIRIDMSEYMEKHSVSRLVGAPPGYVGYDEGGQLTEAVRRNPYSVVLFDEIEKAHDDVFNIFLQILDDGRLTDNKGKTVDFKNTIIIMTSNIGSNYLLENKNENYIEPNIKEDVINQLKLRFKPEFLNRVDDIIMFKPLSENGIKKIINIFLNEVNNRLKDKNIELEVTDSAKSIMAKEGYDPIYGARPLKRYIQNTLENSLARMIIKGDLIYGSKVIVDGENEEIILKPCK
- a CDS encoding alpha/beta-type small acid-soluble spore protein; translated protein: MANSLVPEAKNGLAKFKTEVANEMGVPFTDYNGNLSSKQCGSVGGEMVKRMVQQYESGIK